The genomic interval TCCGCGACGCGTAACTGATTCGGGATTCATGTTGCCTGCGCCGGCCTCATCGCTGGCAAGCCAGCTCCCACAGTGATTTGCGGTGTTCACAAAACTGTGGGAACTGGCCGAACAGGCACAACGAGATCAAGGGAAACTCCCACAGTGATTGGCGGTGTCCGCAAAACCTGTGGGAGCTGGCTTGCCAGCGATGAGGCCGTAACAGGCACAACAAGATCAAGGGAAAGTCCACCATGAGCACCACCGCCCAGCACACCCAGGTCGTACAGAAACAGTTCGGTGAACAGGCCGCCGCCTACCTGAGCAGCGCCGTTCACGCCCAAGGCGCCGAGTTCGCGCTGCTGCAGGCCGAACTGGCCGGGCAGGGCGGGGCACGGGTGCTGGATTTGGGCTGCGGTGCGGGCCATGTGAGCTTTCACGTCGCCGCCCTGGCCAAAGAAGTGGTGGCCTACGACCTGTCGCAGCAGATGCTCGACGTGGTCGCGGCCGCCGCCGTCGACCGGGGCCTGGGCAACATCGTCACGGTGAACGGCGCCGCCGAGCGCCTGCCGTTCGCCGACGGCGAATTCGATTTCGTGTTCAGCCGCTATTCGGCGCACCATTGGAGCGACCTCGGGCTGGCCCTGCGCGAAGTCCGGCGGGTGCTCAAGCCCGGTGGCGTGGCGGCGTTCATCGATGTGCTGTCGCCCGGCAGCCCGCTGTTCGACACGTACCTGCAAAGCGTCGAAGTGCTGCGCGACACCAGCCATGTGCGCGACTATTCGGCCGGCGAGTGGCTGCGCCAGGTCAGCGAGGCCGGTCTGCACACCCGCAGCACCGCGCGCCAGCGCCTGCGTCTGGAATACAACAGCTGGGTCGAGCGCATGCGCACGCCCGAGGTGATGCGCGCCGCGATCCGCCAGTTGCAGCAGTCGATGGGCAACGAAGTGCGCGAATATTTTGAGATTGAGGCCGACGGTTCGTTCAGTACAGATGTACTGGTGCTGATGGCCGAACGCTGAATACATTTTTCCGGGCGCGCCGGTCAGCGGCGCACCGACTGAAGACATGAGGAAAGCATGAGCAAGCAGATTCTGATTCTCCCGGGTGACGGCATCGGTCCGGAAATCATGGCCGAGGCGGTCAAGGTGCTGGAACTGGCCAACGACAAGTACGGCCTGGGCTTCGAGCTGAGCCACGACGTGATCGGCGGCGCCGCCATCGACAAGCACGGCGTGCCGCTGGCCGACGAGACCCTGGAGCGCGCCCGCGCCGCCGACGCGGTGCTGCTGGGCGCCGTGGGCGGCCCGAAATGGGACACCATCGAGCGTGACATCCGCCCGGAGCGCGGCCTGCTGAAGATCCGGGCGCAACTGGGCCTGTTCGGCAACCTGCGCCCGGCGATCCTCTACCCGCAACTGGCCGACGCGTCGAGCCTGAAGCCTGAGATCGTCGCCGGCCTGGACATCCTGATCGTCCGCGAGCTGACCGGCGGCATCTACTTCGGCGCCCCGCGCGGCACCCGTGAGCTTGCGAACGGCGAGCGCCAGTCCTACGACACCCTGCCGTACAGCGAAAGCGAGATCCGCCGCATCGCCCGCGTCGGCTTCGACATGGCCCGCGTGCGCGGCAAGAAACTGTGCTCGGTGGACAAGGCCAACGTCCTGGCGTCCAGCCAGCTGTGGCGCGAAGTGGTCGAGCAGGTGGCCAAGGACTACCCGGACGTCGAACTGAGCCACATGTACGTCGACAACGCCGCGATGCAACTGGTGCGCGCACCGAAGCAGTTCGACGTGATCGTCACCGACAACATGTTCGGCGACATCCTGTCCGACGAAGCGTCGATGCTCACCGGTTCCATCGGCATGCTGCCGTCGGCCTCGCTGGACGCCAACAACAAGGGCATGTACGAGCCTTGCCACGGTTCGGCGCCGGACAT from Pseudomonas ekonensis carries:
- a CDS encoding class I SAM-dependent methyltransferase, producing MSTTAQHTQVVQKQFGEQAAAYLSSAVHAQGAEFALLQAELAGQGGARVLDLGCGAGHVSFHVAALAKEVVAYDLSQQMLDVVAAAAVDRGLGNIVTVNGAAERLPFADGEFDFVFSRYSAHHWSDLGLALREVRRVLKPGGVAAFIDVLSPGSPLFDTYLQSVEVLRDTSHVRDYSAGEWLRQVSEAGLHTRSTARQRLRLEYNSWVERMRTPEVMRAAIRQLQQSMGNEVREYFEIEADGSFSTDVLVLMAER
- the leuB gene encoding 3-isopropylmalate dehydrogenase gives rise to the protein MSKQILILPGDGIGPEIMAEAVKVLELANDKYGLGFELSHDVIGGAAIDKHGVPLADETLERARAADAVLLGAVGGPKWDTIERDIRPERGLLKIRAQLGLFGNLRPAILYPQLADASSLKPEIVAGLDILIVRELTGGIYFGAPRGTRELANGERQSYDTLPYSESEIRRIARVGFDMARVRGKKLCSVDKANVLASSQLWREVVEQVAKDYPDVELSHMYVDNAAMQLVRAPKQFDVIVTDNMFGDILSDEASMLTGSIGMLPSASLDANNKGMYEPCHGSAPDIAGKGIANPLATILSVSMMLRYSFNLQDAADAIEKAVSVVLDQGLRTGDIFSTGCTKVGTQEMGDAVVAALRNL